A section of the Polynucleobacter sp. AP-Sving-400A-A2 genome encodes:
- a CDS encoding heme-binding protein, whose product MATKPYLTQADVQKILDAADKHAAANNWAVTIAVCDDGGHLLGLIRRDTCAPVSAYIAQEKARTAAMGKRESRVYEEIINNGRISFLSAPHISGMLEGGVNIEVNGFTIGAVGVSGVKSTEDAETAKAGIAAIL is encoded by the coding sequence TTGGCAACTAAACCGTATTTAACTCAGGCTGATGTTCAAAAGATTTTGGATGCAGCTGACAAGCATGCTGCAGCAAATAACTGGGCTGTGACGATTGCTGTCTGTGACGACGGTGGCCATCTCTTAGGTTTAATCCGTCGCGATACATGTGCTCCTGTCTCCGCTTATATTGCTCAAGAAAAAGCGCGTACTGCTGCCATGGGTAAGCGCGAGAGTCGTGTTTACGAAGAAATTATTAATAACGGACGTATTTCCTTTTTATCTGCCCCGCATATTTCAGGCATGTTGGAGGGTGGCGTCAATATCGAGGTAAACGGGTTTACCATCGGCGCAGTCGGCGTTTCCGGCGTTAAATCGACTGAGGATGCCGAAACCGCGAAGGCCGGCATTGCAGCCATTCTGTAA
- a CDS encoding alanine--glyoxylate aminotransferase family protein → MLKLDNHLSGRHFLHIPGPSPVPPRILRAISYQTIDHRGPEFGAFGLKVLDGIKKIFKTEQPVIVYSASGTGSWEGALVNVLNPGDKVLFYETGQFANLWVALGKRLGLNVEVVGKPGQDTWRWGVDASVIEERLRKDTGHEIKAVCVVHNETSTGVTSNIAAVRKAIDSLKHPALLLVDTVSGLGSADYEHDKWGADVTVSGSQKGLMLPPGIGFNALSARAIEVSKTNKMPKSYWAWDEILESNKTGYWPTTPSTNLMYGLHEAIDMMTTEGLDTIFARHQRLAAACREAVNAWGLEIQCQDTDCYSPVLTCIATPEGMNADVLRKHALEKFNLSLGTGLGKIKGKAFRIGHLGDCNELSLMAALSGVEMSLGAMGYKPKASGVVAAQEFLK, encoded by the coding sequence ATGCTAAAACTAGATAACCACCTCTCGGGGCGTCATTTCTTACATATTCCTGGTCCAAGCCCAGTGCCTCCCCGCATTCTGAGGGCAATTAGCTATCAAACCATTGACCACCGCGGCCCTGAGTTTGGTGCGTTTGGTCTCAAGGTTTTGGATGGCATTAAAAAGATTTTTAAGACCGAGCAACCCGTCATTGTTTACTCGGCTTCTGGAACAGGCTCATGGGAAGGTGCATTGGTAAACGTTCTCAATCCTGGCGACAAGGTGCTCTTTTATGAAACCGGTCAGTTTGCTAACTTATGGGTTGCCTTAGGTAAACGTCTTGGTTTAAATGTTGAGGTGGTAGGCAAGCCAGGCCAAGACACTTGGCGTTGGGGTGTAGATGCATCCGTGATTGAAGAGCGTTTACGCAAAGACACTGGACATGAAATCAAAGCAGTTTGTGTAGTCCATAACGAAACCTCTACTGGTGTTACTTCCAACATTGCAGCAGTTCGCAAGGCGATTGACTCACTGAAGCATCCGGCTTTGTTGTTGGTCGATACCGTATCTGGCTTGGGCTCCGCGGACTATGAGCATGACAAATGGGGTGCGGACGTGACTGTGTCTGGATCACAAAAAGGTTTGATGTTGCCTCCGGGCATTGGTTTTAATGCCTTGTCAGCCAGAGCAATTGAGGTCAGCAAAACGAATAAGATGCCGAAGTCTTATTGGGCTTGGGATGAAATCTTGGAATCTAATAAAACCGGTTATTGGCCAACAACTCCAAGTACTAACTTAATGTATGGCTTGCATGAAGCAATCGACATGATGACGACTGAGGGTCTTGACACTATTTTTGCCCGTCATCAACGTTTAGCTGCAGCTTGCCGTGAAGCAGTCAATGCATGGGGCTTAGAAATCCAGTGCCAAGATACAGATTGCTACTCACCAGTGCTTACTTGTATTGCTACCCCAGAAGGTATGAACGCAGATGTTCTGCGTAAGCATGCTCTAGAGAAGTTCAATTTATCTCTAGGCACAGGCCTTGGAAAAATTAAAGGTAAGGCCTTCCGTATCGGTCATTTAGGCGATTGCAATGAGCTCAGCCTGATGGCCGCGCTGAGTGGTGTAGAGATGAGTTTGGGTGCGATGGGCTATAAGCCTAAGGCAAGCGGCGTTGTTGCCGCCCAAGAATTTCTAAAATAA